The Halorubrum sp. BV1 sequence TCGCGCATACGCCATCTGAGAGGTAGAGCTCGCCGTCGAGAGGTAGAGCGTACCGTTGAGAGGTCGCGGCTCACCGCGGCAGCGACCGCTCAGGCCGTGTCGTCCGTGGCGGTCTCGGTCCCGTCCGCCTCGCCCGCTGCGGTCGCGTCGCCGTCGTCGACGTCGAGCACCGTCACCCGGGCAGACATGATCCGGGTGTTGTCGACGCGCTCGATCCGGATTCGGATCCCGTCGAACTCGATCTGCTCGCCCTCCTCGACGAGGCGGCCGGCGCGGTTGAACACGAACCCGGCGAGCGTCTCGAACTCCTCGCCCTCCGGCAGGTCGATGCCGAGTAAGTCGTTCACCTCGTCGATGTTCACCTCGCCCTGCACGACCGCGACGTTCTCCTCGATGAACTCGACGGGCGCGGACTCGTCGCCCTCCAATATCTCGCCGACGATCTCCTCGACCATGTCTTCGAGGGTGATGATCCCCTCCGTCGTGCCGAACTCGTCGATCACGGTGACCATCTGGAGGCGATTGTCCTGCATCTCCGCGAGCAGTTCGTCGGCGTTCTTCGACTCGGGGACGTGCAGCGTCGGCTTGACGACCCGCGCCAGCGACGGATCGCCCTCCGAGTAGCGCAGTTCGCGGACCAGGTCTCGGACGGTCACGACGCCGATGATGTTGTCGAGGTTCCCCTCGTACACCGGAACTCGCTCGTGGTCGGCCTGGATGCACGTCTCTATCGCCTCCTCGACGTTCGACTCCTTCGCGACCGCCGTGACGTCGAGCCGCGGCGTCATCACCTCCTTGGCGATGGTGTTGTTGAACCGGAAGATCCGGTCCAGCATCTCGCGTTCCTCCTCCTCTATCACGCCCTCGCGCTCCCCCGTCTCGATGATGTCCTGTATCTCGTCGCGGGTGACGTACGTCGATTCGATGGCCGCGGAGCCGCCGATGACGCTGTTGACGCCCTTGACGATGTAATCGAAGATCACCACCAGCGGGTAGAGGGCGTACTCCGAGAGCTTCAGTGGGCGGGCGATCCGCAGCGCCCACGACTCCGTGTTCTCGACGGCGTACGATTTCGGCGCGCTCTCGCCGAAGATCAACACGAGCGTCGTGATCCCGAACGTGGACGCGAGGACCGACTGCCCGCGAGAGAGGTAGATCCCGAACAGCGCGGTCGCGATGGAGGTCATCGCGACGTTGACGATGTTGTTGCCGACGAGGATCGTC is a genomic window containing:
- a CDS encoding hemolysin family protein encodes the protein MGLSSSAPAVDLLQLPLPGLDAIAALGILAIFLLVGLSAFFSSSEIAMFSLPQHRVDSLVDEGVAGAETIREMKANPHRLLVTILVGNNIVNVAMTSIATALFGIYLSRGQSVLASTFGITTLVLIFGESAPKSYAVENTESWALRIARPLKLSEYALYPLVVIFDYIVKGVNSVIGGSAAIESTYVTRDEIQDIIETGEREGVIEEEEREMLDRIFRFNNTIAKEVMTPRLDVTAVAKESNVEEAIETCIQADHERVPVYEGNLDNIIGVVTVRDLVRELRYSEGDPSLARVVKPTLHVPESKNADELLAEMQDNRLQMVTVIDEFGTTEGIITLEDMVEEIVGEILEGDESAPVEFIEENVAVVQGEVNIDEVNDLLGIDLPEGEEFETLAGFVFNRAGRLVEEGEQIEFDGIRIRIERVDNTRIMSARVTVLDVDDGDATAAGEADGTETATDDTA